The Microbacterium esteraromaticum genome contains the following window.
CGCCAGATCGCCGGCAAGCGCTGACCTCCCGCTGACAAAGGGCCGCTCGGAAACGAGCGGCCCTTTCCGCGCCCGCGTCCGCGCCCGCGCGCGCCCCCGCCGCACCCTCGCCCCCGTTGAGAAACCACTTTCCGTACGAGAAACCACCTGCGGCGTGATTTCTCAAACGACAAGTGGTTTCTCAGCGGCCGCTGCGGGCGGGATCAGACGGCGAGCCAGGGCCAGGTGAGGGTGAAGAGGGCGGCGGATGCTGCCAGCAGAGCCACCAGGAACACCGTGTCGCGTGCGCGCCACGGCACCAGGTGCCGCTCGGTGCGCGTGGGGTGGGCGCCGAAGGCGCGGGCATCCATCGACAGTGCGACGCGTTCGGCGTGGCGGATGCCCGAGGCGAGCAGCGGCACGATGTACCCCCATCCGCGCATCAGACGGGCGATCGGTCCGCGCCCGCCCCACCGTCCGCCGGCGCCGCGCACACGGTGCGCCGCTCGGATGACCGACAGCTCGTACCCGAACCGGGGCACGAACCGGTAGGCGGCCAGCGCCGTGTAGCCGACGCGGTACGGAACATGCAACTGCTGCACAGCGGCGCGCACCAGGTCGGGGCCGTTCGTCGTGAGTCCGCCGATCAGGGCGAGCGCGAGGATCGCGCACAGGCGCAGCGCAGTGGCCAGGCCGATCGCCAGGGCGCCTTCGTAGAGCACCCAGTCGCCGATGCGCAGCACGGCGGGGGTGTCTGACACCAGGGTGTCGTCGATCCAGATCGAGAAGCCGAAGGTGAGCAGGGC
Protein-coding sequences here:
- a CDS encoding energy-coupling factor transporter transmembrane component T family protein — translated: MTGMPVSVATAPTPVDPFATPVAAPSHFLHHLNPLTKIAAVVPAMVLLAFTRDLDTPLAFIALSYLLLLTGARLSRGVVALLFLAVPAGVALLTFGFSIWIDDTLVSDTPAVLRIGDWVLYEGALAIGLATALRLCAILALALIGGLTTNGPDLVRAAVQQLHVPYRVGYTALAAYRFVPRFGYELSVIRAAHRVRGAGGRWGGRGPIARLMRGWGYIVPLLASGIRHAERVALSMDARAFGAHPTRTERHLVPWRARDTVFLVALLAASAALFTLTWPWLAV